One window from the genome of Candidatus Eisenbacteria bacterium encodes:
- the lptG gene encoding LPS export ABC transporter permease LptG has protein sequence MRILDRYVLREFAGYLALGLLGFIVIFVVVDVIEKIDVFLDHRAAFHLVLAYYLNLAPDIVVKMLPVALLLATFLALGQLNKFGELTAMRASGLSLVRIMRPVFGVAIGCVVLSLLLGEWVVPPATRARDEIYNRGIQQITNTRGVERPNLTYLGEGGRIWYARLYVVPEQRMHEVSLQEFRSGQLVRRIDAAEASWDGSRWVFVSGFVRTFVGGREQAEPFQRMAVNGLAERPEDFAKEAARPDQMNFFELREYVERLRASGARVSNYLVDLHLKLAFPLICLVVVLIGGALATRLRTQSAALGFGLSIAISFLYYGVMRAGQALGHYGSLPPYVAAWMGDILFGGIGLYMMVQAQRR, from the coding sequence GTGAGGATTCTCGACCGCTACGTGCTGCGCGAGTTCGCCGGGTACCTGGCGCTCGGCCTGCTCGGGTTCATCGTCATCTTCGTGGTCGTGGACGTCATCGAGAAGATCGACGTGTTCCTCGATCACCGCGCGGCGTTCCACCTCGTGCTCGCCTACTACCTGAACCTCGCCCCCGACATCGTCGTCAAGATGCTGCCGGTGGCGCTGCTGCTGGCGACGTTCCTCGCCCTCGGCCAGCTCAACAAGTTCGGCGAGCTGACCGCGATGCGCGCCTCGGGACTGTCGCTCGTGCGCATCATGCGCCCGGTGTTCGGTGTCGCGATCGGCTGCGTGGTGCTTTCGCTGCTGCTCGGCGAGTGGGTCGTTCCGCCCGCGACGCGGGCCCGTGACGAGATCTACAACCGCGGCATCCAGCAGATCACGAACACCCGCGGCGTCGAGCGCCCGAATCTCACGTATCTCGGCGAGGGTGGCCGGATCTGGTACGCGCGGCTGTACGTCGTGCCCGAGCAGCGCATGCACGAGGTCTCGCTCCAGGAGTTCCGTTCCGGTCAGCTCGTGCGCCGCATCGACGCCGCCGAGGCGAGCTGGGACGGCTCCCGCTGGGTGTTCGTCTCGGGCTTCGTGCGCACGTTCGTGGGCGGACGCGAGCAGGCGGAACCCTTCCAGCGCATGGCCGTGAACGGGCTCGCCGAACGTCCGGAGGACTTCGCCAAGGAGGCGGCGCGGCCCGACCAGATGAACTTCTTCGAGCTGCGCGAGTACGTCGAGCGGCTGCGCGCGAGCGGCGCGCGCGTCTCGAACTATCTCGTGGACCTGCACCTCAAGCTCGCGTTTCCGCTCATCTGCCTGGTCGTCGTGCTGATCGGCGGCGCGCTGGCGACGCGGCTGCGCACGCAGAGCGCGGCGCTCGGCTTCGGGCTCTCGATCGCCATCTCGTTCCTTTACTACGGCGTCATGCGCGCCGGCCAGGCGCTCGGGCACTACGGCTCCCTGCCGCCGTACGTGGCCGCCTGGATGGGCGACATCCTGTTCGGCGGCATCGGCCTGTACATGATGGTGCAGGCCCAGCGGCGCTGA
- a CDS encoding 2-phosphosulfolactate phosphatase → MGRAREVRVALWTTSRPWPDRVPAESRVVVVDVLRATSTLSVALANGASRIVPLTDTAEALARRDADPGSLACGERDGRIVPGFDLGNSPFEYAPGRVRGRTLYFASTNGSWAMRHAASRDSRGDGWTLGSFVSANATLEGVANDAEVFVACAGKDGRFALEDAAFAGWLCARLAERGARPANDAARFALTLAPRDETEIRALVEGCSHGRYLRSLGSEFARDVEFCSRLDVVGGARTPESAAQT, encoded by the coding sequence GTGGGACGGGCGCGCGAGGTCCGCGTCGCCCTGTGGACGACATCGCGTCCGTGGCCGGACCGCGTCCCGGCGGAAAGCCGCGTCGTCGTGGTGGACGTCCTGCGCGCGACCTCCACGCTGAGCGTCGCGCTCGCGAACGGGGCCTCGCGGATCGTGCCGCTGACCGACACGGCCGAGGCGCTGGCGCGCCGCGACGCCGATCCCGGATCGCTGGCGTGCGGCGAGCGCGACGGGCGCATCGTGCCCGGGTTCGACCTCGGCAACTCGCCGTTCGAGTACGCGCCCGGGCGGGTCCGCGGGCGCACGCTCTACTTCGCGTCCACGAACGGCTCGTGGGCGATGCGCCACGCGGCCTCCCGGGATTCACGTGGGGACGGCTGGACGCTCGGGTCGTTCGTGAGCGCGAACGCCACGCTCGAGGGCGTCGCGAACGACGCGGAGGTGTTCGTCGCGTGCGCGGGCAAGGATGGGCGCTTCGCGCTCGAGGACGCGGCCTTCGCCGGCTGGCTGTGCGCGCGGCTGGCCGAACGGGGAGCGAGGCCCGCCAACGACGCCGCGCGCTTCGCGCTCACGCTCGCGCCCCGCGACGAGACCGAGATCCGCGCCCTCGTCGAGGGCTGCTCGCACGGCCGCTACCTGCGCTCGCTGGGTTCCGAGTTCGCGCGCGACGTCGAGTTCTGCTCGCGTCTCGACGTCGTCGGCGGGGCCCGCACGCCGGAGTCCGCGGCCCAGACTTGA